From the Jilunia laotingensis genome, the window ATTTTCTCTAAAAAAAGTATTTCGTTTGAAGTATTTGTCTATCTTTGCCTTGCTATTAACAACACTTAGAAAGATTCATTAAGATAAAGATATTACTAATCTTATTTTAAACTTATAATAAACTATGGCAGACAGTAAAGAAAAACTCTTCTCTGATTTTTCTCCCGTTTCTACCGAACAGTGGATGGAGAAAGTGACAGCCGACCTAAAGGGCGCTGATTTTGAGAAGAAACTCGTTTGGAAAACAAACGAAGGCTTCAAGGTAAAACCTTTCTATCGAATGGAAGATTTGGAAGGGCTGAAAACGACCGATGCTCTTCCCGGAGAATTTCCTTATTTAAGGGGCACTAAGAAAAACAACAATGAGTGGTTCGTTCGTCAGGAAATTAAAGTAGAATGTCCGAAAGAAGCTAATGCAAAGGCGTTGGATATCTTGAATAAAGGTATTGATTCTCTTTCCTTCCATGTAAAAGCATCCGATCTGAATGCCGAGTACATCGAAACTTTATTGAAAGATATTTGTGCGGAATGTGTAGAGCTAAACTTTGCTACTTGTCAGGGGCATGTGGTTGAACTGGCTAATCTATTAGTTGCTTATTTCCAGAAGAAAGATTATGATTTGACAAAACTGCAAGGTTCTATCAATTATGACTACTTCGATAAGATGTTGGCCAAAGGCAAGGAAAAGGGTGATATGGTACAGACAGCGAAAGCTTTGATTGAAGCCACTGCCCAGTTGCCGAAATATCGTGTGCTGAATGTCAATGCCTTGACGTTGAATAATGCCGGTGCTTACATCTCTCAAGAATTGGGATATGCACTCGCATGGGGAAATGAATATATGACCCAGTTGACCGAAGCCGGACTTCCTGCTGCACTTGTTGCCAAGAAGATTAAATTCAATTTCGGTATCAGTTCCAATTACTTCCTTGAGATCGCTAAGTTCCGTGCTGCCCGTATGTTGTGGGCAAATATCGTGGCTTCATACAATCCTGAATGTCTACGCGATTGCGAGAACAAAGGCCCGAAGGGTGAATGCCGTTGTGCTGCCAAGATGCGGATACATGCAGAAACTTCTACTTTTAACCTGACTTTGTTTGATGCGCATGTTAATCTGTTACGTACACAGACTGAAGCCATGTCGGCTGCATTAGGCGGTGTGGATTCCATGACGGTTGTTCCTTTCGATAAGACATATGAGACTCCGGATGATTTCTCCGAACGTCTGGCTCGTAATCAACAATTGTTATTGAAAGAAGAATCGCATTTTGATAAAGTGATTGACCCGGCTGCAGGTTCTTATTATATTGAAAACCTAACGGTATCCATCGCTAAGCAGGCATGGGAATTATTCCTGTCTGTCGAAGAAAAAGGCGGTTTTTATGCTGCTGTAAAGGCTGGAACTGTTCAGGCTGCCGTAAACGAGAGCAATAAAGCTCGTCATAAAGCAGTGGCACAACGTCGCGAAATACTATTGGGAACCAATCAATTCCCGAACTTCAATGAAAAAGCAGGTGACAAGAGACCGGTTGAGGCGAAATGTTGCTGTGGCGGACACGATACTTGCGAAAAAGATGTCGCAACACTGAATTTTGACCGTGCTGCCAGTGAATTCGAAGCGTTACGTCTTGAAACCGAAGCATCCGGTAAACGTCCGAAAGCATTTATGCTTACTATCGGTAATTTGGCTATGCGCCAGGCTCGTGCCCAGTATTCTTGCAATTTCTTGGCTTGTGCCGGATATGAGGTAGTTGATAATCTCGGTTTCGAAACCGTTGAGGCCGGTGTAGAAGCAGCGATGGCTGCTAAGGCTGATATCGTTGTGATTTGTTCTAGCGATGATGAATATGCACAGTATGCTATTCCTGCATTCAACGCTCTGAACGGCCGTGCTTTGTTTATCGTTGCCGGTAATCCTGAATGTGCTGAAGAGCTGAAAGCAGCCGGTATCGAGAACTTCATCCATGTACGTGTCAACGTGCTTGAAACACTTAAAGAGTTCAACGCTAAATTATTGAAGTAAGATGAGAAAAGATTTTAAAAACTTAGATATCTACGCAGCATTCCAGCCCGCCAACGGAGCTGAATGGCAAAAGGCTAACGGAATCGAAGCTAACTGGAAGACTCCGGAACACATCTGCGTGAAGCCTGTTTATACAAAAGAAGACCTTGAAGGAATGGAGCATTTGGAATATGCTGCCGGACTTCCTCCATATCTGCGTGGTCCGTATTCAGTGATGTATACTCTTCGTCCTTGGACCATCCGTCAGTATGCCGGATTCTCCACTGCAGAGGAATCAAATGCATTCTATCGCCGTAACCTTGCTTCCGGACAGAAAGGTTTGTCAGTGGCATTCGACTTGGCTACTCACCGTGGCTACGACCCAGATCATGAACGTGTAGTTGGTGATGTAGGTAAAGCCGGTGTGTCTATCTGTTCGCTTGAGAATATGAAGGTTTTGTTCGATGGCATTCCTTTGAATAAAATGTCGGTATCCATGACCATGAACGGTGCCGTACTTCCGATTATGGCATTCTATATCAACGCAGGATTGGAGCAAGGTGCCAAACTTGAAGAGATGGCAGGTACTATCCAGAACGATATCTTAAAAGAATTCATGGTGCGTAACACTTACATCTATCCGCCTGCATTCTCAATGAAGATTATTTCCGATATCTTTGAGTATACTTCACAGAAGATGCCGAAGTTCAACTCCATCTCCATTTCCGGTTATCACATGCAGGAAGCAGGTGCTACGGCAGATATCGAGTTGGCATATACGTTGGCTGACGGCTTGGAATATCTTCGTGCCGGAACGGCTGCAGGTATCGATATCGATGCTTTCGCTCCGCGTCTGTCATTCTTCTGGGCTATCGGAACTAATCACTTCATGGAGATTGCCAAAATGCGTGCCGCACGTATGCTTTGGGCTAAGATCGTGAAACAGTTCAATCCGAAGAACCCGAAATCATTGGCATTGCGTACTCACTGCCAGACTTCCGGTTGGTCGCTGACCGAACAAGATCCGTTCAACAATGTAGGACGTACTTGTATCGAAGCTATGGCTGCTGCGCTCGGACATACTCAGTCATTGCATACCAACGCATTGGATGAGGCTATTGCCCTGCCGACTGATTTCTCCGCCCGTATTGCACGTAATACTCAGATTTATATTCAGGAAGAAACTTATGTTTGCAAGAACGTTGACCCATGGGGCGGTTCTTACTACGTGGAAACCCTGACGAATGAATTAGCTCATAGTGCTTGGGAGCATATTCAGGAAATTGAAAAGCTGGGAGGTATGGCAAAGGCTATCGAAACCGGTATTCCAAAGATGCGTATCGAAGAAGCAGCAGCTCGTGCCCAGGCTCGTATTGACTCCGGATCACAGACGATTGTCGGAGTGAACAAATACCGTCTGGAGAAAGAAGCTCCGATCGATATTCTTGAAATCGATAATACTGCTGTTCGTCTGGAACAGATTGAGAACCTGAAACGTTTGAAAGAAGGCCGTAACCAGGCAGAGGTAGACAAGGCGCTGGCTGCCATCACCGAATGTGTGAAGACAGGCAAGGGTAATTTGCTCGAACTGGCTGTAGAAGCAGCCCACGTTCGTGCTACACTGGGTGAAATCTCATCTGCTTGCGAACAAATAGTAGGACGTTATAAAGCAATAATCAGAACGATATCAGGCGTGTATTCATCAGAAAGCAAAGGTGACGCTGACTTCAAGCGTGCCTGCGAACTCACCGAGAAGTTTGCGAAGAAAGAGGGTCGTCAACCCCGTATTATGATTGCCAAGATGGGACAGGACGGTCACGACCGCGGTGCCAAAGTTGTGGCAACCGGTTATGCTGACTGCGGTTTTGATGTGGATATGGGACCGTTGTTCCAGACTCCTGCCGAGGCTGCCCGCGAAGCTGTGGAAAACGACGTTCATGTAGTAGGTGTTTCTTCACTGGCTGCTGGACACAAGACGTTGGTTCCGCAAATCATTGAAGAGTTGAAGAAGTTAGGTCGTGAAGATATTGTAGTTATTGCCGGTGGCGTAATCCCTGCGCAGGACTATGACTTCCTCTATAAAGCTGGTGTGGCTGCCATCTTTGGTCCCGGAACTCCGGTGGCTAAAGCTGCTTGCCAGATTCTTGAAATCCTGATGGACGAAGAATAAAAACAAGTCTTTAATATGTTAAAATAAGGGCGGGGTATTGTAAAATGCCTCGCCCTCTTTATTAAAGAATGTTGTATCTGATGCTTTTATGACCTCATAGTTTGCTAATTTGCAAGAAATCCCTACCTTTGCAATGTGTTTTTCATAGTATTAGATTTAAGGTTAACAAAGGTTGGAGTACAGCGGTACTCCTTTTTTTTTGCCCATACCTTAAAATTATCTACCTTTGCACGGTTTAATAATGAATAAAGAATGATAGTTTGCATTGCCGAAAAGCCCTCTGTGGCGCGTGATATAGCCGACATACTCGGAGCCAGGACCAAAAAAGAAGGATATATTGAAGGGAACGGATACCAAGTGACATGGACATTCGGTCATCTTTGTACACTGAAGGAGCCGCACGAATATTCTGCCGGATGGAAGTCGTGGAGTTTGGGCAGTTTGCCTATGATTCCGCCACGTTTCGGAATCAAACTGATTGAAAACCCAACCTACGAAAAGCAATTCCATATCATTGAAGGCCTTATGCAGCAAGCCGACGAAATCATCAACTGTGGTGATGCCGGCCAAGAGGGAGAATTGATCCAACGGTGGGTGATGCAAAAAGCGGGAGTTCGTTGCCCGGTAAAGCGGCTTTGGATTTCCTCATTGACGGAGGAAGCTATCAAGGAAGGATTTGCCAAATTGAAAGATCAGTCCGATTTTCAACCCTTGTATGAAGCAGGCATGAGCCGTGCCATCGGTGACTGGTTGCTGGGTATGAACGCAACCCGTCTTTATACGGTTAAATATGGGCAAAACCGTCAGGTGCTTTCCATCGGGCGTGTACAAACACCGACTTTAGCATTGATTGTGAATCGCCAACAAGAGATTGAGAATTTTCAACCCAAGCAATATTGGGAACTGAAGACTGTCTATCGGGATACCACTTTTTCAGCCCTTATTCGTAAGAGCGATGAAGAACTGGCAGCTGAGGAAGAGAAATCAGGTGGAAAGGTGAAACGAACCGAGAACCCAGGTATCGATCCCATTGCCAGCAGCGAGGAAGGAGCCGCTTTGGTGGAACGTATCAAAGACTTGCCTTTCACAGTGACTTCTGTCGCCAAAAAAGATGGCAAGGAATATGCCCCCCGTTTGTTCGACCTTACCTCCCTACAGGTAGAGTGTAATAAGAAATACGCTTATTCGGCAGACGAAACCTTAAAACTGATCCAATCGCTATACGAAAAGAAGGTGACGACTTATCCGCGTGTCGATACGACTTTCCTTAGTGATGATATTTATCCCAAATGTCCTGCTATATTAAAAGGATTGCGTGATTATGAAATCCATACGGCATCGCTTGAGGGTACGAAGCTGCCTAAGTCTAAAAAGGTGTTCGACAGTTCGAAAGTG encodes:
- the mutA gene encoding methylmalonyl-CoA mutase small subunit, which codes for MADSKEKLFSDFSPVSTEQWMEKVTADLKGADFEKKLVWKTNEGFKVKPFYRMEDLEGLKTTDALPGEFPYLRGTKKNNNEWFVRQEIKVECPKEANAKALDILNKGIDSLSFHVKASDLNAEYIETLLKDICAECVELNFATCQGHVVELANLLVAYFQKKDYDLTKLQGSINYDYFDKMLAKGKEKGDMVQTAKALIEATAQLPKYRVLNVNALTLNNAGAYISQELGYALAWGNEYMTQLTEAGLPAALVAKKIKFNFGISSNYFLEIAKFRAARMLWANIVASYNPECLRDCENKGPKGECRCAAKMRIHAETSTFNLTLFDAHVNLLRTQTEAMSAALGGVDSMTVVPFDKTYETPDDFSERLARNQQLLLKEESHFDKVIDPAAGSYYIENLTVSIAKQAWELFLSVEEKGGFYAAVKAGTVQAAVNESNKARHKAVAQRREILLGTNQFPNFNEKAGDKRPVEAKCCCGGHDTCEKDVATLNFDRAASEFEALRLETEASGKRPKAFMLTIGNLAMRQARAQYSCNFLACAGYEVVDNLGFETVEAGVEAAMAAKADIVVICSSDDEYAQYAIPAFNALNGRALFIVAGNPECAEELKAAGIENFIHVRVNVLETLKEFNAKLLK
- the scpA gene encoding methylmalonyl-CoA mutase is translated as MRKDFKNLDIYAAFQPANGAEWQKANGIEANWKTPEHICVKPVYTKEDLEGMEHLEYAAGLPPYLRGPYSVMYTLRPWTIRQYAGFSTAEESNAFYRRNLASGQKGLSVAFDLATHRGYDPDHERVVGDVGKAGVSICSLENMKVLFDGIPLNKMSVSMTMNGAVLPIMAFYINAGLEQGAKLEEMAGTIQNDILKEFMVRNTYIYPPAFSMKIISDIFEYTSQKMPKFNSISISGYHMQEAGATADIELAYTLADGLEYLRAGTAAGIDIDAFAPRLSFFWAIGTNHFMEIAKMRAARMLWAKIVKQFNPKNPKSLALRTHCQTSGWSLTEQDPFNNVGRTCIEAMAAALGHTQSLHTNALDEAIALPTDFSARIARNTQIYIQEETYVCKNVDPWGGSYYVETLTNELAHSAWEHIQEIEKLGGMAKAIETGIPKMRIEEAAARAQARIDSGSQTIVGVNKYRLEKEAPIDILEIDNTAVRLEQIENLKRLKEGRNQAEVDKALAAITECVKTGKGNLLELAVEAAHVRATLGEISSACEQIVGRYKAIIRTISGVYSSESKGDADFKRACELTEKFAKKEGRQPRIMIAKMGQDGHDRGAKVVATGYADCGFDVDMGPLFQTPAEAAREAVENDVHVVGVSSLAAGHKTLVPQIIEELKKLGREDIVVIAGGVIPAQDYDFLYKAGVAAIFGPGTPVAKAACQILEILMDEE
- a CDS encoding DNA topoisomerase 3, whose protein sequence is MIVCIAEKPSVARDIADILGARTKKEGYIEGNGYQVTWTFGHLCTLKEPHEYSAGWKSWSLGSLPMIPPRFGIKLIENPTYEKQFHIIEGLMQQADEIINCGDAGQEGELIQRWVMQKAGVRCPVKRLWISSLTEEAIKEGFAKLKDQSDFQPLYEAGMSRAIGDWLLGMNATRLYTVKYGQNRQVLSIGRVQTPTLALIVNRQQEIENFQPKQYWELKTVYRDTTFSALIRKSDEELAAEEEKSGGKVKRTENPGIDPIASSEEGAALVERIKDLPFTVTSVAKKDGKEYAPRLFDLTSLQVECNKKYAYSADETLKLIQSLYEKKVTTYPRVDTTFLSDDIYPKCPAILKGLRDYEIHTASLEGTKLPKSKKVFDSSKVTDHHAIIPTGVYPQNLTDMERKVFDLIARRFIAVFYPDCKISTTTVMGEVDAIEFKVTGKQIIDPGWRVVFAKEVNDASDEKEGEEENVLPAFVKGENGPHIPNLAEKWTQPPRPYTEATLLRAMETAGKLVDNDELRDALKENGIGRPSTRAAIIETLFKRNYIRKERKNLIATPTGVELIGLIHEELLKSAELTGIWEKKLREIEKKTYNARQFLEELKQMVGEIVMSVLSDNTNRRITIQEAVQAAPEKEKKETKKRVRKLSAPKEKKKDGVAVASSADSLEGKICPVCGKGVILKGNKAYGCSEWKNGCTFRQSFDSEG